In Clavibacter californiensis, the sequence TGCTCGGAGCGGACGGTGTCGAGCGGCTGCGCCTCCCAGGTCGTGACGGTCATCGCGCGCCGTCCCGCGGCCCGCGCTCCGGGGCGCACTCGCCCTCGTACGCGCGCTGCGGCATCTGCGTCGCGAGCTTGCCGCCGCTGACATCGACGAGCGTGCCCGTGATGTACCCGGCGCGGTCGCTCGCGAGGAACACGAGGAGGTCGGCGACGTCGTCGGGCCGCTCCCACCGGCGGATGCTGAGGGTGTCGAGCAGCCGGTCCTGCGCGGGCTCCGGCATCTCGGCGAAGCCGTTCATGGCGGTGGGGATCATGCCGGGCGCGTACGCGTTGACGGTGATGCCCCATGGCCCGAGCTCGCTCGCGAGCACGCGCGTGAACTGCACGACCGCGGCCTTCGACGCGCCGTACGCGGCCGCTCCGACGCTCGGGATGACGGCCGCGAACGACGCCGCGTTGATGATGCGCCCGCCTCCCGCCGCCTTCATGGCCGGGATGACGGCCTGCGAGAGCAGGAACACCCCGCCGACGTTCACGTCGAACGCGGCCTGGAAGCGCGCGGGCTCGAGCGTCTCGACGGATCCCTCCACGTTGATCCCGGCGTTGTTCACGAGCACGTCGACGCGACCGGCGGCCTCGACCACCTGCGCGATCGCCGCCTGCACGGAGGCCTGGTCGGTGACATCGGCGACGATCGCGGTGATCCCCTCCGGCAGCGCGTCGCGGAAGCGGAGGTCGAGCCCGAAGACCCGGCACCCCTCGGCCAGGAAGCGCTCGGCGATGGCGCGGCCGATGCCCTGGGCGGCACCGGAGACGACGACGACCCTGTCGTTGAGATCGATGAGCATGCGTGTTCCCCTCGGTCCTAATAGCGTTTCCCTCAACGTAGGGGAGACCGCCATGTCCGGAGCACGGATGCACGACCAGCACGACGACCACGACCTCGATGCGCGTGGGGAGGGAGCGGCGAGTCCGCGGACGCTGTGGATCAGCGGTGCGGGGTCCGGCGTCGGCCGCGCGACCGCGGTGGCCGCGGCCCGCGACGGCTGGGACCTCGTGCTCTCGGGCCGCCGCCGGGAGGCGCTCGAGGAGACGCGCGCTCTCGTCGACGACCTCGGATCCACCGCCGTCGTCGCGCCGCTCGACGTGACCGACGACGACGCGCTCGCCGCTGTGGTCGCGGGCCTCGACCGGCTCGACGGGATCGTCGTGGCGGCCGGCCTCAACGCCCCGCGGCGCTCGTGGGCCGAGCAGGAGACCGCCGACTTCGACCGCATCGTCGCGACCAACCTCACCGGCCCGGCGCACCAGGTCGCCGCCGCCCTCCCGCTGCTGCGGGTGTCCGGCGGCACGGTCGTGCTCGTCTCCTCGTACGCCGCGTGGACCCACTCGCCGGGCGCGGGCGTCGCCTACAGCGCCTCGAAGACGGCGCTCGGGGCGCTCGTGCGCGACCTCAACGCGCAGGAGGCGGGCAGCGGGATCCGCGCCACGCACCTCTGCCCCGGCACCATCGACAGCGAGTTCCTCGCGCTCCGGCCCACCGTCCCCGACGCGGCCGAGCGCGCCGCGATGCTCACGCCCGACGACGTGGCCCGGGCCGCGATGTTCGTGCTGGCGTCGCCGCGGCACGTGCGGATCGACGAGCTCGTGCTCTCCCCGATGTCGCAGCGCGGCGGGTTCTAGTCCGGCCCGACCTGCGAGGGGCGGTGGCGGTCAGTCGCCGCCGCCGCCTCCACCATCTCCGCCACCGCCACCGCCACCGCTGTCGCCTCCGCCGCCGTGGGCACCGCCGTCACCGCCGTCACCGCTGTGCCCGCCATCACCATGACCGCCGCCGTGCCCGTCGGCCATGTGCCCGCTCCACGCGTCGGTCGGGACGTACATGCCGCCGCCGTCGTCCCGTGTGCTGCCTCGGCGGTTCCGCGGGCCTCGCCGGTCCCGCGACGTCCCGAAGCCCATCAGCCCGGCGACGAGGACCAGCACGAGGAACACGGCGTAGCCGAGGAGGAACGGCGGGGAATCCATGGCGCCACCCTAGGTGCGGCGCGACCCGCATGGCGATGGGTGGCATGCGCGTGCGCCGGCGGCGATCAGCTCGCCCCCGGCACCACGATCCCGCGCTCGTACGCGAACACGACGGCCTGCACGCGGTCCCGCACGCCGAGCTTGAGCAGGAGGCGGGACACGTGCGTCTTCACGGTGGCCTCGCCGAGGTAGAGGCGCTCGGCGATCTCGGCGTTGGCGAGCCCCTCGGCGAGGAGGCGCAGCACCTCGAGCTCGCGATCGGTGAGGGTGGCGACGCGCGGGTCGGTCGGGATCGTGGGGATCGGCGCGGTGGAGGCGGCGTCGGCGGATCCGCGGCCGAAGCGCTCGATGACCCGGCGCGTGACGTCGGGCGAGAGCAGGGCGTCGCCGCGCGCGATCACGTGCACGGCCTCCACGAGCGACTCCGGCGACGCGCTCTTCAGCACGAACCCGCTCGCGCCCGCATCCAGCGCGGTGAAGAGGTAGTCCTCGCGGTCGAACGTGGTGAGCATGAGGACGCTCGCGGTGATCTCCGGGTCGGCGACGATGCGGCGCGTGGCCTCGAGGCCGTCGACGCGCGGCATCTGCACGTCCATGCAGATCACGTCGGGCGAGAGCGCGGCGGCGAGGCGCACGCCCTCCTCGCCGTCGGCGGCCTCGCCGACCACCTCGATGCCGTCCTCGCTCTCGAGGATCACGCGGATGCCGGCGCGCACGAGCGCCTGGTCGTCGACGAGGAGGACGCGGACGGACGCGGGCGCGGCGGGTCCGGTCGGGTCGGTCGGCTCTGTGCTCATGCGCGGGTCTCCTCGGGGGTCGGGGCGGGGATCGACGCGTCGACCGGGACGGGCATCGGCGCCGGCGGCGCGACCGGCGCCCGCCCCGTGGGCACCGAGGCGCGCACGAGGTAGCCGCCGCGCGCCTTCGGGCCGATCTCGATGGATCCGCCCACCGCCGCCACGCGCTCCCGCATGCCGCGCTGGCCGAGCCCCCCCGGCCCGTTCCGCACAGGGCCCGCGGCCGCCGACGCCGCGGCTCCCGCGGGTCCGCCGTCGCTGACCTCCACCTCGACGCGGTCGTCGAGGTAGCGGAGCCGGAGGTCGACGCGGGCGCCCGTGCCCGCGTGCTTGCGCACGTTCGTGAGCGACTCCTGCGCGACCCGGTAGACGATGAGGTCGACCGTGGGCGTGAGCGGCCGCGGGGTGCCGATGACGTCGTACGCGACCGCGAGGCCCGCACCGCACGCCTCCGCCACGAGCTCGTGCAGCTGGTCGACGCCGCGGGTGGACGCCGTGCGGGTCTGGTCGTCGGCGGCGCCGTCGTGCCCGGTGGATCCCGTGCCGTCATCCTCCTGCCGCAGCGCGACGAGCATGCGGTGCAGCTCCTCGATGGCGCTGCGCGCGTTGTCCTCCACGATGCCGAGCGAGGCCGCGGCCTTGTCGGCGTCGCGCCCGAGGACCCGGCGGGCCGCACCCGCGTGCACGCCCATCACCGAGACGTGGTGCGCGACGACGTCGTGCAGCTCCCGGGCGATGCGCACCCGCTCGATCGTGACCGCCTGCTCCGCCACCCGCTCGCGCTCGGTCGCCAGCTCGGCCGTGCGCGTCTCGAGCGCGCAGCGGTCGCGCGCCGACGCCCACGCGCGGTCGCCGAAGTACCAGGCCCCGCCGAAGTAGAGGAGGTTCGTGATGATGGAGATGAGGCCCGCGGCCACGGGGGCGGGGATCCAGGCGTCGGCGGGCGCCTTCTCGAACGTCGACCCGGCGAGCGAGTAGAACCCCGAGGTCTGCAGCAGCGAGCTGAAGAGCCACGCGAACATGCCCACCACGATGATGCCGCGCGTGATGTTCGCCCGCATCCGGTTCCGGCCCCAGGCGCCGAGCGAGTACATGGCGATGAACATGGCGATGTTCGAGAACAGCACCTCCGGCACGAACTGGTCCGCGCCGACGACGAACGTGACGCCGAGCACGAGGGTCACGGCCTCGGGCTGGAGGCGGCGGAACGCCAGAGGGGCGGTCATGAGCAGGATCCAGGCGGCGATGATCCACATCGCCGGCCGCGAGGGGAACATGCCGAGCGCGTAGTACTGCATGACGCTGAAGGTGGTGAGCACCAGCATCACCGCGGCGAGCATCGCGTCGAACCGCAGCCCCGCGCGGTCGGGCCGGGGCCGCACCCAGAAGCGGTCGACGCTGTCGGGGGCGGATGCGGCGCTCATGCGCCCACGGTATCGACGCGGCCCCGCGCACCGCATCCGCCGGATGACGGAACGCCCGCCGATGACGGGAGGCTGTGGCCGGACACCGGGATAGGCCGCATGGGTCAACCGGTGCCAGACTGGCCCGACGGGCGCATCCGCCCGGCCGTCTCTCCCGCACCGCCGCGGATCCTCCTCCGTGCACGCCGTCCGCCCGCACGAGAGGCGCCCGACCCCCGTCCCGCGCCCTCGTCGCCCGCTCTCGCGCTCGCCGGCCGGATCCGCTCGCACCACCGCCGACGCCCGCGCCGGCACGAAAGGACCCCCATGTCCGACACCACCGCATCCGCCCGCCCGGCGGCCGGGGGCACCGGCGCGTCCGGGACGCCCGGCGCCGGCCGGCCCGCCGCCCCCGTCGTCTCCCGCCGCGCATGGCAGACGCTCATCGTGCTGCTCGCCGGCATGTTCATCGCGCTGCTCGACACGACCATCGTGAACGTGGCGCTGCCCACCATCCGCACGAGCCTCGAGGCCTCCGAGTCGACGCTGAGCTGGATCATCTCCGGCTACGCGCTCGCGTTCGGCCTCGCGCTCATCCCGGCCGGCCGCCTCGGCGACCGCTACGGGCACAAGTGGGTGTTCGTGACCGGCATCGCGCTCTTCACGCTCGCCAGCCTCGCGTGCGGTGTGGCTCAGGACGACCTCCAGCTCGTGATCTCGCGCGTGGTGCAGGGGCTCGCCGGCGGCCTGTTCGTGCCCGCGGTGACCGCATTCATCCAGCTGCTGTTCCCGCCGCAGGCGCGCGGCAAGGCGTTCGCCATCATGGGCGCCGTCATCGGCGTCTCCTCCGCGCTCGGCCCGATCGTGGGCGGCCTGATCATCCAGGCGGCGGGGGAGGAGTCGGGCTGGCGCCTGGTCTTCTTCGTGAACCTGCCCGTCGGCGTCGCCACCGTGATCGCCGCCATCTTCCTGCTCCCCAGCCGCCGCGTGGCGGAGGAGGTCGCGCGCGACGTGCGGGCCCAGTCCGGCCAGCGCGCGGGCGCCCAGCAGGGCGGATCCGCCCCCGCGAAGGCCGCGGCACCCGCGGCCTCGGGCGTCGACCTCGTCGGCATCCTGCTCGTGAGCGCCGGCCTCGTCGCGCTGCTCGTGCCGCTCATCGACGGCCAGGACCAGGGCTGGCCGCTCTGGACCTACCTCTCCCTCGCGGGAGGCGTCGTGCTCCTGGCGCTCTTCGGCGCGTGGGAGGTCATGCAGACGAAGCGCTCGAAGGGCGTCCTCGTGCCGCCGCGCCTGTTCACGCACCCGGCCTTCACCGGCGGCGTGATCCTCGCGATGGTCTACTTCGCGGCCTTCACGAGCATCTTCTTCACCGTCTCGATCCTGTGGCAGTCGGGCCTCGGCAACTCGGCGCTCGAGTCGGGCCTCGTCTCGATCCCGTTCGCGATCGGCAGCATCGTCGGCTCCTCGCAGAGCAACCGCCTCACGAACCGCCTCGGCCGCACCGTGCTCGTGATCGGCACCGCGCTCGTGAGCGTCGGCCTCATCTGGCTGTGGCTCGTGCTGCTGAACACCGCGGCCGAGGATCTGACCAGCTGGATGCTCCTCGTCCCGCTGCTGCTCGCGGGCATCGGCAACGGCCTGTTCATCGCCCCGAACGCGCAGTTCATCGTCGCGACGGTCGACCCCTCCGAGGCGGGCGCGGCATCCGGCGTGATCGGCACCGTGCAGCGCGTCGGCTCGGCGGTGGGCATCGCGGTGATCGGAAGCGTGCTGTTCGCGGGCGTCGCGGGCGCCGGGATCCAGGGCCCGCAGATGGTGCCGCAGGCGTTCACCGACGCGTCGGCCTCGGCCATGGGCGTCAGCGCGATCTTCGCGGTCGTCGCCTTCGCGCTCGTGTTCGCCCTGCCGCGGCGGGTGTCGCGCGGGCACTGATCCGCGCCGCTCCACCCGCTCCACCTCTCGCCGATCCGGATCCGTCCGGGTCGGCGAGAGCCGTCGGGAGGCCCGGCAGGCCGGCGCGCGCACGGCTCTCGACAACGGGCCCCGCACGCGCGAGGGTCGTCCGCATGAGCATCTTCCTCACCTGCCCTGTCGCGGACGTCGAGCGCGCGGCCGCCTTCTACGTCGCTCTCGGCTGGACCCGGATCGACGCCATGTCCGGTCCGCGCAATGCCTGCTTCGCGATCGCGCCCGACCAGTTCGTCATGCTCGCCAGCCGCGAGATGTACGCGAGCGTCGGCGGCGTCGAGGAGCTCGTCGGCGGCCCCGACACGCCCTCGAAGGTGAACGTCTCGTTCGACCTCGACAGCCGCGCGGCCGTGGACGCGCTCGTCGAGCGGGCCCGCGCGGCCGGCGGCCGCATCGGCGACACCGACGAGCACCTCGCGATGTACCAGCGCCAGTTCGACGACCTCGACGGGTACCACTACTCGCCGTTCTGGATGGACCCGGGCGCGGACGCGGACGCCTAGCCGGCCGCGTGGATCCGCTCGCGCAGCCGCCCGAGCGCCTCCGCGGCGCCGTGCAGCACCGCGATGTGGCCGTCGCCCGGGCGGATCACGAGCTCGGCGCCCGGCACGCGGTCGGCGAGCCAGCGCGCGTGGGCGACCGGTGCGATCCGGTCGGCGTCGCCGTGCAGCAGGATCACCGGGGTGCGGACCGCCGCCAGGTCGACGCCCCAGTCGGCGACGAGCGCCAGGTCGTCGTCGACCATGCCGCCGGGACCGGCGTCCAGCCCGTGAGCCGCGACCCCGTTCAGCCAGGCCCAATCGGTCTCCAGCGCGCGGAGGTCGCCGTCGGTGAACATCGCCGGGTCGAACGTCGACGCCGCCAGCTCCTCCTCGAGCGCCTCTCGCCCCGCCACCGCGGCCCGCAGCTCGCGTTCCCCGCCCGCGTGCATCCCGGCGAACCAGTCGAGTCCCTCCGCCTCGACGGGCGCGAGGGCGGCCCCGCACAGCGCGCCGAGCACGCGGTCCGGGAGGGCAGCCGCTGCGGCCAGGGCGAGCACCGCGCCGCTCGAGTGCCCGAGCACGGCGAACCGGTCGATCCCGAGGGCGTCGGCGACGGCCGCGTCGTCGGAGGCCGCGTCGGCGACGGTCCGGCCCGGGTGCCGGGTGGACCCGCCGTACCCCGGCCGGTCGTACGACACCCACCGGATCCCGCGGCCCTCGGGCGCCTCGACGAGCGGCGCGGGCGGCGGCCCGACGTTCGGGGTGCCGTGGTGGTAGACGACCACGAGGTCGGCGCCGTCGCCGGATCCTGTGTCGTAGCAGTGCAGCGTGCGGCCGTCGGGGAGCCGCAGATCCGTCTCGGTGAGCATGGGCCGAGCGTAGGTGCGCGTGCGCCCGGCGGACAGGGGCGGCCGGGAGCCGGGACGCGCGCGCCGCACGGTGACAGGATCGGCGCATGGACGAGGCGCAGCGCAGCGAGCTCCGGGAGCTGCGCCGTCGCGCGTACGCACCCGCCCCTGATCTCGACGGGGCCGAGCTCGACCGGCTGCGGGAGCTCGAGGCGCGACAGGGCGGAGCGGCTGACACAGCGTCGCACCTGGCGGGCGCTGCCTCGCCCGTCGCTCCGCCCGCGGCCCACCCCGTGGCTCCCGCCCCCGCGGATCCCGCCCTCGACGAGCGCGACGCCGACGATGACGGCGCCCCCGCATCCCGCGCGCCCGCATCCCGCCGCCGCACCGCGATCCTCTGGGCCGCGTCCGTCCTCGTCGCGGTCGGCGGGACCGTCGCGCTCACCTCCGGCCTCGCGTCGATGACGGGCCGCGACGTCGGCACCGTCGCGCTGGATCCCGACCGGCCCGTGCCCGACCGGTGGGACGACTTGTACCAGGACGTCGCGACGGGCGTAGGCGAGTTCCACGGCCTCACGGTGATCGGCCTGGAGAACCCCGAGGACGACCAGGCGTGCGTCACGGTCGTCGCCCCGCGCTTCGCCCGCGGCGCGAACCCGATCGGCGGATGCGCGGCCGGGTCGTTCCCGGCCCGCGGCGTGCTCACGGTCACGGGCGACATGCCGGCCGAGCTCCGCGACGAGTTCCCCGAGGGCACGGCGCTCGAGTTCGTGCTCGAGGACGGATCCGTGCGGGTCACGTCGGGCTGACGGCGGCGGCGTCCGGCCGCGGGGATCAGCCGAGGATCGCGCGCATCCTCTCGTAGAACGCTGCCGGGTCACCGCTCAGCGAGTCCTTGACCATGCGGCTCCAGTCGTCCACGACCACCTCGACGGATCCCGCGGCCACGCTGTCGAGTGACGCGCGGGCCACGTCGCGCGGGGCGATCATCGGCCCGTCGTAGCCGGCCATGATGTCGGTGTCCGCCGCGCCGAGGTGCACGCCCTGCACGAGCGTGCCCTGCCCGGCGAGCTCCAGCCGCACCGCGTTCGTCATGTTCCACTCGGCCGCCTTCGCCGCCGCGTAGCCGCCGTTGGCGGGGGTCGAGAACCACGACAGCGCCGAGAGGATGTTGACGATCGCGCCGCCGCCGTTGGCCGCGAGCACGGGCGCCAAGGCGCGGATCACGCCGAGCGTCCCGTAGAAGTGCGTGTCCATCTCGCGGCGGATCTCCGCCATGTCGCCCGTGATAAGCGCCGCGCCCGTCGAGATGCCGGCGTTGTTGACGACGAGGGTCACGTCGGAGGCAACCTCGGCCGCGGCGGTCACCGACGCGGGGTCGGCGAGGTCGAGGCGCAGCACCTCGACGCCGGGGATGTCGATCGCCTCGGGTCGGCGCGCGGTCGCGTAGACCTTGCGGGCGCCGCGCGCGAGCAGCTCCTCGACGAAGGTGCGGCCGATGCCGCGGTTGGCGCCGGTGACGAGGGCGACCTGATCCTGGATGTCCATGCGTGCTCTTCCTCCTGCCGCCCGCGTCGTTCGCGGGGTGCGGCGCGGCCTACGCTAGGAGTTGACGTCGACGTGAAGGGCAAGTCCGCCCGACGGATCGACAGGATCACCACCACCATCAGCACGAGGGAAGAGGGCGGCATGCTGCGGATCGGCGACGTGGCGGGACGCGCGGGCGTGAGCACGCGGGCGCTCCGGTACTACGAGGAGCAGGGCCTCCTGCCCGCCGAGCGCACCGCGAGCGGCCAGCGCGTCTACCCGGAGGCGGCGGTCGAGCGCGTGCAGCTCATCCAGCGGCTGTATGCGGCGGGGTTGCCGAGCCGCACGATCCTCCAGCTGCTGCCGAGCGTCGACACCGGCGTCGCGGCGCCCGAGTCGCTCGCGCTCCTGCGCTCCGAGCGCGACCGGATCACCGCGGCCATCGCCGAGCTCGAGCGCGCCCGCGCGGAGCTGGAGCGCGTGATCGAGGTCTGCCTGCACCCGACGCCGGAGCACTGCCCGGCGCTGCGCGAGGGCGGGGCGGCGTACGCGGGGGCGCGCAAGGAGAGCGTCGCGGCCTGAGCCGCACCGACTGCTCTCGGCCAGGACAGCCGGCACCCGACGATCAGGGCTTGGCCCGACCGAGGATCCAGCCTCGGCGACCGTGCGCCTCCAGTGACCGGACCGACCGCGATAATCGACCATGGAAGCGGGTCTGCGGATTCGAGATAGAACCTTATTCACTCATCGGCCCGAGCGCAAGTCGGCAAAGGAAACGACTTGCCGCCCAACCAACCGCCCCGAGACGCTCATGGAATCGACATGGGGTCGTTCAAGGGGGAATCTCATGTACAAGAGATCACTCCGTACCGCTCTAGGGGGAGCGCTCACGCTCACTCTGGTGGCATCAGGTGCGGGAATCGCATCGGCTGAGTCTCAGCGAGATCTGGAAATCGGGACGCTGGCAGCTGAATCGGTGCCGGTAGGGGTCGCGGATCCCGGCGCAGCAGTTCAGCCGACGATCGTCGCCGATGGAAGCTTGATCTCGGGGAGTGGGGCGAATGTCCACATACCGTCGAACAGCGAATCCGACATCGTCGTCTCCGTGCCTGGTGAGCAGGACGTGACCGGGCTGACGATCAGTCTCCCGTCCAACGCCACGGGAGCGTCTTCGCTGCAGAGCGGTTCGTCATCGTCCGTCTTCGAGGGCGGATCCGCCTCGACTGTCATCCACGGTTTCGAGGACGGGCTCAGGCTGAGCACCGTCATCGAGGATGCTTCGGGTCCGAGTTCGTATGACTACGGCCTGCCCCAGGAGGTGGCGCCTGTGATCCAGCCGGATGGATCTGTGCTCCTCAGGTCCGAGTTCACCGGCGGCGATCTCGAGAGCGGCGAGAGCGTCGTCATCGAGTACGGACATGTTGACCCTGCGTGGGCGGTGGACGCGAACGGCGCGCCCGTGAAGACGGAGTACGAAGTCCGTGATGGTTTGCTTCGCCAGAACGTGCAGGTCGATGCTTCGACGGCGTTCCCGGTCGTCGCCGATCCGACCTTCTGGTGGGGCTGGAACGCGTTCATCCCCAACTCCGTGCACCAGAAGGTCTTTAAGGCTCTAGCCGTCGGGGCGGCTGCCACTACCATCGCCAACATCTTCGTCAGCTACATCCCGAATCCGTACGTGCAGCTCGCGGTCCGCCTCGCTGCGGCCCTGGCCATCGCGGGTACGGCTCTGTGGAATGCATGCAATTTCAACGGACGTGGCGTGATCGTCGGTCAATCGTGGCTCGCGGGCGCGATACCGCCCGGCCTCGGGACGACCTTTATTAGATTGGGTTTCTTCTGTCTTCCTCAGTGATCATCGCTCTGTCGAACGTCATCCTCATCTCGGGGGTGGCGTTCGGCAGGGCTGATTCGCGGCCGTGGATATCGCGACTCGCTCGCGTCGGCGTCGTGCTTGCTCTGGTCGTCCTCGGTCTCCATCTTCTCGAGGGCGTCTGGCGACTCGACCAAGGCGTCATCGCCGTGTCGCTCCTTCTTTCTGTGGCCTTCGACGCCGTCGTCCTCGTAGCCTTCTCGGCCGAGCAGTTCACGAAGCACGGGACCGCAGAGCGTCAAGACCGGCCGAACGAGTGAGAACTGCGGACGAGCGGCGGGATGCTGTGAGAACTGCCGCGGGCGACGTCCGCTACGGCCGCTCGTCCACCACGCCCACGAACCGGCTGCCGATCCCGTCCACCTCGCGGCGTGCCAGGCCCAGCGCGGGCTCGGGGAGCTCGTCGGGGGAGTGCCGCTCGCAGGACAGGTAGGAGAACTCCGGCCACCACTTCTTCGGGCGCACGGCCTCGGTGAAGCCGCACACCTCGCACGTCAGCTGCACCCAGACGGGCCGCTTGCCGGTCGCGTTGGCGCGGGACTGCGCGAGCCAGGCGGGCGGATCCGCATCCATCGCGGCGATCTCGGACTCGGGTACGCGCCCCGGGATGCCGTGGCGCGTGGCCATCTCCAGCGGGATGCCCAGCCGCAGCGCGGCCTCTCGTCTCGTGATCATGTCGCTCCAGGGTACTTGGGCTGCGTGTGTCCGCTGGGCATCGGCCGAGATGAATTGCGCACAACCTTGTTCCGTGGCAGGGTCGACGCATGACCGATCGCGAGCCCTGCGCCCCCGCCGATGAGACCGCGCCGCCCGCGCGCATCGCCGACGAGCTTGTGTGCTTCTCGCTCTACACGGCGTCGCGGTCGACCACGCAGGCGTACCGCGCGCTCCTCGCGCCGTGGGGCCTCACCTACCCGCAGTACCTCGTGCTGGTGCTGCTCTGGTCGGGCGACGACCGCACGGTCACCGAGCTCGGACAGCAGCTCGACCTCGACTCGGGCACGCTCTCGCCGCTGCTCGCGCGGATGGAGGAGGCCGGCTTCATCGCCCGCCGCCGGATCTCCGCGGACCAGCGCGTCGTCACGGTCTCGCTCGCCGAGCGCGGGCGCACCGTGCGGGCCGAGCTCGCGCACGTGCCCGCGGCGATCATCCGCGGCATGGGCCTCGACCTCGACCGCGCGCGCCAGCTGCTGGCCACCCTCCACCTGCTCACCGCGGGCATGCAGGACGCGACGGCCGAGGCGCTCGCGCACCCCGCGACGCGGCCCGCCGACGCGTCGGCCCGCACCCCCTGATCCGCACCATCCACCCCTCATCGAATCCGGCTGCCACGAGCGGCCACGAACGGAAGGAACCACATGGACGCCCTCTACACCGCGGAGGCCCTCGCCACGGGAGCCGGCCGCGACGGCCGCGTCGCCGTCAGCGACAGCGACCTCGCGCTCGACCTTTCCATCCCCAAGGAGATGGGCGGATCCGGCGAGGGCGCGAACCCCGAGCAGCTCTTCGCCGCCGGCTACGCCGCGTGCTTCCACTCCGCGCTGCAGGGCGTCGCCCGCGCGCGCAAGGTGAAGATCGCCGACTCGAGCGTGGGCAGCCGCGTGAGCATCGGATCCAACGGCCAGGGCGGCTACCAGCTCGCCGTGCACCTCGAGGTCGTGATCCCCGGGGTCGAGCACGACCTCGCGCAGGAGCTCGCCGACCAGGCCCACCAGGTCTGCCCCTACTCGAACGCGACCCGCGGCAACATCGAGGTCACCGTCACGGTCTCGGACGACTGATGGCCGGCCTCACCCGCAGGTCCTTCCCGCGCACGGCCGCCCGCGTCGTGCTCGGCTCGTTCCTAGCGTTCGCCGGCGTCTCGCACCTCACGGTGGCGCGCGAGGAGTTCCGCGCGCAGGTCCCGAAGTCGCTGCCGGTGCCCGAGGACGTGACCGTCATCGGATCCGGCGTGGCTGAGATCACGCTCGGCTCGGCCCTGCTGTTCGCGCGCTCGCGCCGCGGCCTCGCGGGCTGGGCGGCCGCCGCGTTCTTCACGGCGATCTTCCCGGGCAACATCGCCCAGTACGTCCACAGGCGCGACGCGTTCGGCCTCGACACCGACGCCAAGCGCTTCCGCCGCCTGTTCTTCCAGCCGGTGCTCATCGGGCTCGCGCTCTGGTCGACGGGAGCGCTCACGAAGCGCTGACCCGCCGCACGCACGACGACGGCCATCGGATCCCGGAGGGGGACCGGTGGCCGTCCGTCTTGACGGGGCCGGTCGCACGTCGCCAGCATGGGCGGATCCGCACCATCCGCGGTCCCTGCGTCTCGAAGGAGAGACCGATGCCCATGATCTTCGTCAACCTGCCCGTCACCGACCTGCCGCGCGCGACCGCGTTCTACGAGGCCGTGGGCTGCACCGTGAACCCGGACTTCAGCGATGAGAATGCGGCGTGCCTCGTCGTGGAGGCCGACCGCAGCGCCTTCATGCTCCTGACCCGCGACTTCTTCCAGTCGTTCCTCGAGGTGCCGGTGGGCGATCCGTCCGCGAGCGCCGCCGCGATCACCGCGGTGATGCTCGACAGCCGCACCGACGTCGACGCGCGCGCGACCGCGGGGCTCGCGGCCGGCGGATCCGAGGCGCGGCCCGCCGTCGACCTCGGCTTCATGTACCAGCGGCAGCTCCGCGATCCGGACGGCAACGTGATCGAGCTGGGGCACAT encodes:
- a CDS encoding MarR family winged helix-turn-helix transcriptional regulator, which gives rise to MTDREPCAPADETAPPARIADELVCFSLYTASRSTTQAYRALLAPWGLTYPQYLVLVLLWSGDDRTVTELGQQLDLDSGTLSPLLARMEEAGFIARRRISADQRVVTVSLAERGRTVRAELAHVPAAIIRGMGLDLDRARQLLATLHLLTAGMQDATAEALAHPATRPADASARTP
- a CDS encoding SDR family oxidoreductase; the encoded protein is MDIQDQVALVTGANRGIGRTFVEELLARGARKVYATARRPEAIDIPGVEVLRLDLADPASVTAAAEVASDVTLVVNNAGISTGAALITGDMAEIRREMDTHFYGTLGVIRALAPVLAANGGGAIVNILSALSWFSTPANGGYAAAKAAEWNMTNAVRLELAGQGTLVQGVHLGAADTDIMAGYDGPMIAPRDVARASLDSVAAGSVEVVVDDWSRMVKDSLSGDPAAFYERMRAILG
- a CDS encoding MerR family transcriptional regulator, whose translation is MKGKSARRIDRITTTISTREEGGMLRIGDVAGRAGVSTRALRYYEEQGLLPAERTASGQRVYPEAAVERVQLIQRLYAAGLPSRTILQLLPSVDTGVAAPESLALLRSERDRITAAIAELERARAELERVIEVCLHPTPEHCPALREGGAAYAGARKESVAA
- a CDS encoding DoxX family protein, producing the protein MAGLTRRSFPRTAARVVLGSFLAFAGVSHLTVAREEFRAQVPKSLPVPEDVTVIGSGVAEITLGSALLFARSRRGLAGWAAAAFFTAIFPGNIAQYVHRRDAFGLDTDAKRFRRLFFQPVLIGLALWSTGALTKR
- a CDS encoding organic hydroperoxide resistance protein — translated: MDALYTAEALATGAGRDGRVAVSDSDLALDLSIPKEMGGSGEGANPEQLFAAGYAACFHSALQGVARARKVKIADSSVGSRVSIGSNGQGGYQLAVHLEVVIPGVEHDLAQELADQAHQVCPYSNATRGNIEVTVTVSDD
- a CDS encoding VOC family protein, whose product is MPMIFVNLPVTDLPRATAFYEAVGCTVNPDFSDENAACLVVEADRSAFMLLTRDFFQSFLEVPVGDPSASAAAITAVMLDSRTDVDARATAGLAAGGSEARPAVDLGFMYQRQLRDPDGNVIELGHMGPIPEGGVPHLGDAGA